In Streptomyces sp. SLBN-118, the following are encoded in one genomic region:
- a CDS encoding methyltransferase domain-containing protein encodes MTPTLVQHRPHAASAAPSPAQAGALARDWAEIQERMLVPLYEAVYERLEVGPGTRLLGLGCGSGLALLIASARGASVTGCDTDRERLALARERMASDAGAHRDVELVEGETAVDPARPPYNLITAFQPIGCTAGDSEGLVPALTAAVELAEHGSAVVLAGWGPPERCATSGVLRVAGRLTDPVRTGGWRPALRDDLEDVASRAGLKPDGSGRVACPFGYADMESAVRGLLSTGLYGAAVRATDQTRVEKEITEALHAYRRRDGTVWMPNVFRYLITRTR; translated from the coding sequence ATGACACCAACGCTCGTCCAGCACCGACCCCATGCGGCGTCCGCGGCTCCGTCCCCGGCTCAGGCGGGCGCGCTGGCCCGGGACTGGGCCGAGATCCAGGAACGGATGCTGGTGCCGCTCTACGAGGCGGTGTACGAGCGCCTGGAGGTCGGTCCGGGCACGCGGCTGCTCGGCCTCGGCTGCGGGTCCGGTCTGGCGCTGCTGATCGCGTCGGCGCGCGGTGCGAGCGTGACCGGCTGCGACACGGATCGCGAACGGCTGGCGCTGGCGCGGGAACGGATGGCTTCGGACGCGGGTGCGCACCGTGATGTCGAACTGGTGGAGGGCGAGACGGCGGTGGATCCGGCGCGGCCGCCGTACAACCTGATCACCGCGTTTCAGCCGATTGGCTGTACGGCCGGTGACTCGGAGGGCCTCGTGCCCGCGCTGACGGCGGCCGTGGAACTGGCCGAGCACGGCAGCGCGGTGGTCCTGGCCGGCTGGGGCCCGCCGGAGCGCTGCGCCACGTCGGGCGTCCTGCGGGTGGCGGGCCGGCTGACGGACCCCGTGCGCACCGGCGGCTGGCGCCCGGCCCTGCGCGACGACCTGGAGGACGTCGCGTCCCGGGCGGGCCTGAAGCCGGACGGCTCGGGGCGAGTTGCATGCCCCTTCGGCTACGCGGACATGGAGAGCGCGGTGCGGGGGCTGCTCTCGACGGGGTTGTACGGGGCGGCGGTGCGGGCGACGGATCAGACGCGGGTTGAGAAGGAGATCACGGAGGCACTGCATGCGTATCGGCGGCGCGACGGGACGGTGTGGATGCCGAATGTGTTCCGGTACCTGATTACGCGGACGCGCTGA
- the ffh gene encoding signal recognition particle protein, producing the protein MFDTLSDRLAATFKNLRGKGRLSEADIDATAREIRIALLEADVALPVVRAFIKQIKERATGAEVSQALNPAQQVIKIVNEELIGILGGETRRLRFAKQPPTVIMLAGLQGAGKTTLAGKLGLWLKGQGHAPLLVACDLQRPNAVNQLAVVAERAGVAVYAPEPGNGVGDPVKVAKDSVEHARAKQYDVVIVDTAGRLGIDQELMQQAADIRDAVGPDEVLFVVDAMIGQDAVNTAEAFRDGVGFDGVVLSKLDGDARGGAALSIAHVTGRQIMFASNGEKLDDFDAFHPDRMASRILGMGDMLSLIEKAEQTFSQEEAAKMASKLASSKGKDFTLDDFLAQMEQVRKMGSISKLLGMLPGMGQIKDQINNIDERDVDRTAAIIKSMTPAERQDPTIINGSRRARVAKGSGVEVSAVKSLVERFFEARKMMSRMAQGGGMPGMPGMPGMGGGPGRQKKQVKQAKGKRKSGNPMKRKAEEQAAAARREQAAQGGAFGLPAGEPGKDFELPDEFKKFMG; encoded by the coding sequence GTGTTCGACACCCTCTCCGACCGCCTTGCCGCGACATTCAAGAACCTCCGGGGCAAGGGCCGCCTGTCCGAGGCGGACATCGACGCCACGGCGCGCGAGATCCGTATCGCGCTGCTCGAGGCCGACGTGGCGCTGCCCGTCGTCCGTGCCTTCATCAAGCAGATCAAGGAACGCGCGACCGGCGCCGAGGTCTCCCAGGCACTGAACCCGGCCCAGCAGGTCATCAAGATTGTCAACGAGGAGCTCATCGGCATCCTCGGTGGCGAGACGCGCCGCCTGCGCTTCGCCAAGCAGCCGCCGACCGTGATCATGCTCGCCGGTCTCCAGGGTGCGGGTAAGACCACGCTCGCCGGAAAGCTGGGCCTCTGGCTGAAGGGCCAGGGCCACGCGCCGCTGCTCGTCGCCTGTGACCTTCAGCGCCCCAACGCGGTCAACCAGCTCGCCGTCGTCGCCGAGCGCGCCGGCGTCGCGGTCTACGCGCCCGAGCCGGGCAACGGTGTCGGCGACCCGGTCAAGGTCGCCAAGGACTCCGTCGAACACGCCAGGGCCAAGCAGTACGACGTGGTCATCGTCGACACCGCCGGCCGCCTCGGCATCGACCAGGAGCTGATGCAGCAGGCCGCGGACATCCGCGACGCCGTCGGCCCCGACGAGGTCCTCTTCGTCGTCGACGCGATGATCGGCCAGGACGCGGTCAACACCGCGGAGGCCTTCCGCGACGGCGTCGGCTTCGACGGCGTGGTGCTCTCCAAGCTCGACGGCGATGCCCGCGGTGGTGCCGCGCTCTCCATCGCGCACGTCACCGGTCGCCAGATCATGTTCGCCTCCAACGGCGAGAAGCTGGACGACTTCGACGCGTTCCACCCGGACCGCATGGCGTCCCGCATCCTCGGCATGGGCGACATGCTCAGCCTGATCGAGAAGGCCGAGCAGACCTTCAGCCAGGAAGAGGCCGCCAAGATGGCCTCCAAGCTGGCGAGCAGCAAGGGCAAGGACTTCACGCTCGACGACTTCCTGGCCCAGATGGAGCAGGTCAGGAAGATGGGCTCCATCTCCAAGCTGCTCGGGATGCTGCCCGGCATGGGCCAGATCAAGGACCAGATCAACAACATCGACGAGCGGGACGTGGACCGTACCGCCGCGATCATCAAGTCGATGACCCCGGCCGAGCGCCAGGACCCGACGATCATCAACGGCTCGCGCCGGGCCCGTGTCGCCAAGGGCTCGGGTGTCGAGGTCAGCGCCGTGAAGAGTCTGGTGGAGCGGTTCTTCGAGGCCCGCAAGATGATGTCGAGGATGGCCCAGGGCGGCGGGATGCCGGGAATGCCCGGGATGCCTGGCATGGGTGGCGGCCCCGGCCGTCAGAAGAAGCAGGTCAAGCAGGCCAAGGGCAAGCGCAAGAGCGGCAACCCGATGAAGCGCAAGGCCGAGGAGCAGGCGGCAGCGGCCCGCCGCGAGCAGGCGGCGCAGGGCGGGGCGTTCGGACTCCCGGCGGGCGAGCCGGGCAAGGACTTCGAACTGCCCGACGAGTTCAAGAAGTTCATGGGCTGA
- a CDS encoding [protein-PII] uridylyltransferase, translating to MTSVEVTTEAEDSGPSGYAAARLRLLNEKEQSGPPRRAALARLTDEWLSALFTTACLETKVRGAALVAVGGYGRGELSPRSDLDLLLLHDGSAQAGALAALADRIWYPVWDLGLALDHSVRTPGEARKTAGEDLKVQLGLLDARPVAGDPGLVAGLRTAVLADWRNQAPKRLPELDELCRERAERQGELQFLLEPDLKEARGGLRDATALRAVAASWLADAPREGLAEARRTLLDARDALHLTTGRATDRLALQEQDQVAAELGLLDADALLRQVYEAARTVSYATDVTWREVNRVLRSRAVRPRLRAMLSGGRGQQPERSPLAEGVVEQDGEVVLARTAKPERDPVLPLRAAAAAAQSGLPISLHAVRRLAATTKPLPVPWPAEAREELVTLLGAGESTIGVWEALEAEGLITRLLPDWERVRCRPQRNAVHTWTVDRHLVEAAVKASSLTRRVGRPDLLLIAALLHDIGKGWPGDHSVAGETIARDVATRIGFDRADVAVIATLVRHHLLLIETATRRDLDDPATVASVADVVGSVSTLELLHALTEADALATGPAAWSSWRGSLVTDLVNRVAAVLAGNAPAEPEPAEPSAEQERLAIEALRTGEPVLSLHAQPEAPGGDEPGPVGVELLIALPDQPGVLPAAAGVLALHRLTVRAADLRSIELPSELGGPAGVLLLSWRVAAEYGSLPQAARLRSDLVRALDGSLDIPARLAEREAAYPRRRGAQAPPPLVTVAAAGSSLATVIEVRAQDAPGLLHRIGRALEDEAVRVRSAHVSTLGSNAVDAFYVTDAEGAPLPAEEAARTASALEALLRG from the coding sequence GGAGCTGTCGCCGCGCAGCGACCTCGATCTGCTCCTGCTGCACGACGGGAGCGCCCAAGCGGGCGCTCTCGCCGCGCTCGCGGACCGGATCTGGTACCCGGTGTGGGACCTGGGGCTCGCCCTCGACCATTCCGTACGCACCCCCGGCGAGGCCCGCAAGACCGCGGGGGAGGACCTGAAGGTGCAGCTGGGGCTCCTGGACGCGCGCCCGGTCGCGGGCGATCCGGGTCTGGTCGCCGGGCTGCGCACTGCCGTACTGGCCGACTGGCGCAACCAGGCCCCCAAGCGGCTGCCCGAACTCGACGAGCTCTGCCGGGAACGGGCCGAGCGCCAGGGGGAGCTGCAGTTCCTGCTGGAGCCCGACCTGAAGGAGGCGCGGGGCGGGTTGCGTGACGCCACCGCACTGCGTGCCGTCGCCGCATCCTGGCTCGCCGACGCGCCGCGCGAAGGGCTCGCCGAGGCGCGGCGGACGCTCCTGGACGCCCGCGACGCGCTGCATCTGACGACCGGGCGGGCCACCGACCGCCTCGCCCTCCAGGAGCAGGACCAGGTCGCCGCCGAGCTGGGGCTGCTGGACGCCGACGCGCTGCTGCGCCAGGTGTACGAGGCCGCGCGCACCGTCTCGTACGCCACCGATGTCACCTGGCGCGAGGTGAACCGGGTGCTCAGGTCGCGGGCCGTACGACCCCGGTTGCGCGCCATGCTCAGCGGTGGCCGTGGACAGCAGCCCGAGCGCAGCCCGCTCGCCGAAGGCGTCGTCGAGCAGGACGGTGAGGTGGTGCTCGCGCGCACCGCCAAGCCCGAGCGCGACCCCGTGCTACCGCTGCGAGCCGCCGCCGCGGCCGCGCAGTCGGGTCTGCCGATCTCCCTGCACGCGGTCCGCCGCCTCGCCGCCACCACCAAGCCGCTGCCCGTGCCCTGGCCCGCCGAGGCGCGCGAGGAACTGGTCACTCTGCTGGGCGCGGGGGAGTCGACGATCGGTGTGTGGGAGGCGCTGGAGGCCGAGGGCCTGATCACCCGGCTGCTGCCCGACTGGGAGCGTGTACGGTGCCGCCCGCAGCGCAACGCCGTGCACACCTGGACCGTCGACCGGCATCTCGTCGAGGCCGCGGTCAAGGCCTCGTCGCTGACCCGCCGCGTCGGCCGCCCCGACCTGCTGCTGATCGCCGCCCTGCTGCACGACATCGGCAAGGGCTGGCCCGGCGACCACTCGGTGGCCGGCGAGACCATCGCGCGGGACGTCGCCACCCGGATCGGATTCGACCGCGCGGACGTGGCCGTCATCGCCACACTCGTACGCCACCACCTGCTGCTGATCGAAACGGCCACCCGGCGCGATCTGGACGATCCCGCGACGGTCGCCTCCGTCGCCGACGTCGTGGGTTCGGTGAGCACCCTGGAGCTGCTGCACGCCCTCACCGAGGCCGACGCGCTCGCCACCGGGCCCGCGGCCTGGTCGTCCTGGCGCGGCTCGCTCGTGACGGACCTGGTCAACCGCGTGGCGGCGGTCCTCGCGGGCAACGCCCCCGCCGAGCCGGAGCCCGCCGAACCCAGCGCCGAACAGGAACGCCTCGCCATCGAGGCGCTGCGGACCGGCGAACCCGTACTCTCGCTGCACGCGCAACCCGAGGCGCCCGGCGGGGACGAGCCCGGACCGGTCGGCGTCGAGCTGCTGATCGCGCTGCCCGACCAGCCGGGCGTCCTGCCCGCCGCGGCCGGAGTGCTCGCCCTGCACCGGCTGACCGTGCGCGCCGCCGATCTGCGCTCCATCGAGCTGCCCAGCGAACTGGGTGGACCCGCCGGCGTACTGCTGCTGAGCTGGCGCGTCGCCGCGGAGTACGGCTCCCTGCCGCAGGCCGCCCGGCTGCGCAGCGATCTGGTCCGGGCCCTGGACGGCTCGCTCGACATCCCGGCCAGGCTCGCCGAGCGTGAGGCCGCCTACCCGCGCCGCCGTGGAGCTCAGGCCCCGCCACCGCTGGTAACGGTCGCCGCGGCCGGTTCGAGCCTGGCCACGGTCATCGAGGTCCGCGCCCAGGACGCCCCGGGTCTGCTGCACCGGATCGGCCGGGCACTGGAGGACGAGGCGGTACGGGTGCGCAGCGCCCATGTCTCCACCCTCGGCTCGAACGCTGTTGACGCCTTCTATGTGACCGATGCCGAGGGGGCGCCACTGCCCGCCGAGGAGGCGGCCAGAACCGCCAGTGCCCTGGAAGCGCTGCTGCGCGGCTGA